The genomic region ATCATCGTCGTCATCGGAAGAGATTACGGTTTTGGTAAACAGAGCCTCACAATCTTTAAGAACAAGGGGAACTTCTTTTTGGTAATATTTGATTGAACTGTACAAACCCTGGTGACGGATTTGATGCGTATTCAGCTTGGAGGTTCGCTCCCTGTCAATGAGGAGTTGGCGGATGGATTCCCTAACTGTTGGGTCGGCTGCCACAAGCTCTTGCAATATTTCCAGCAGGTGTTGTCTCTCCAGATCTTTCAGTAGTTCCTCCAGGTCATCTGGTTCTTTAGAGTCTGGTTTAGTTTTTTCGACCGGTTCATGCGCATTTTCAATTGCATCCAACTGCTCCGCATCTTCTCGAATAAAATAAACGACGGCAGCCATGTGCTTGCAGTACCCATCGTGCGGACAGTCACAGCGGCTTTTGGAAAAATCGGACAAGTGAATTTAGACATTGTAATCGCCGTAATTGCCAAGTACAGTGGCATGGATCCAGGGTTTCTGGATCTGAATGTTCTTTACAAGTCCCTGTTCAAAATAACTCTATCAATGATATGGTCGGGAATAAACCGAACCATTCCGGATATCAGTGAAGTTAAAAGAACATTTTGTTTCATTCGTTCCCTTCACCAAATCATCAAGCTTTTCTCCAAGGGAGTCCCGCTCCCGTTGATCAGCCAACTTTTCCCGATTTCTTTTTTCTTCTTCCCAAGTAGTACCATATGGAAAACCATTTTCGGTATGTCCTGCAATAAAACAGAAAGTGGAATCTATACTTGAATCGTCCTCCATATCATTCACCATTCTTAACTTACGTTCTCTTCTGTTTCGCAGCCGGGCTTCTTCACTCTGCCTAACTTGCTTGATATATTTCTGATCCAGTTCGATTCCCAATACTTCAAGTTCCCGGATGGCACATTCCAGACTCACGCCAAAACGTTTTTTGTAGCCCTGAACAAGATTTTTTCCGACATACTTTGGGAACCAGTGTTTTGCGGCCTGAAGACGGCCATGCCTGTCCAACCTTTTATGGCGGGGCACTGAGGATTTTGATTTTCTCTTATTCGCCACTATACATCAATTCCTGTTCTCCCCGCTGACTGATCCCTTGGCTGTGAAGCCGCAGAATTTCCCGATACTGGGTCATAAAATGACCTCCACACGAATGATTTACACTGCTCTCAAACAGTGCATGAGATCATTGTAACAGAAGGATCAGTCCAGTGGCTCTCTTGTCCGGAAGGCTGGCTCTAAACTGTTGGACAGGTGGCTCTCACTTGCTGGAGCAATGGCTGACGATTTCTTTCGGTGCGCTGGTCGCTTTAATGCTTACTCTCCTTGTATCATCTTACTTATGTGCAGTTACGACAGCACATGACTGCATAAAACATGTTATAATAAACCAAACGTGAACAGTTGTGGTGGATTTATACCGGGAAAAGGCAAGTTTACAATCGTGTTACAAGAGGAAGATTCTCAATCGATTGCTGCCGATGTAGAGTCGGACGATGAGCTGCGGGAAATGATTGAAAAGAGCTTAGAAGCTTATAAAAGAGGAGATTATATGACCACATCCGAGTCTATCAAATCTCTCTCTCCAAAGGATTTTGCATAATAACCGCCATTTCTTCCTAGAGGAAAAAATGGCGGTTTTGTTTTAGTTGATAGTCTGTTTTGGACCACGAACAAGTCTACTTCTTTTTGTTAAAGAGTCCGTAATGTTGGAGACTGATAATTTTTTCTTCTTTTTTATCAAACACTACAAAAAAGTCTTTGAACATCAGCCCTTTTCCCAGCAAAGCGATTCTGTTGCCTTTTTCGGCATACTCGAATTTCTTCGACGATACTTTCCCCCCGACCAATGAAAGGATCTTGTTGATTTGCGGCGTAATGCCTGCAACGGGTTTTAAAGAGCTGCATAATGAGCAAATTTTGTCGGGATTGCATCTGGTACAACAAAATTGGTTGCATTGTGTGCACAAATGATACTCGTCCACGGCGGCCGATTCCAGACAAGTCTCACATTGCTGCACGTGTTTCGAACATAAAGACACGTTCGAAATCGAGGAGATAGTTCGGCAATCCGTACATAACGAGTCGCTGCATACTTTGCAGTGGCTTTTCTTGTAATAATCAAAAAGTTGGCTGCACGAAGAACAATGGAGGATATGCATTTACATCTTGAACACTTGCATTATTAAAAAAGCGATCTAAAACACAACCAGTGTTTTAAGATCGCCTTCAGCTCAAAGTATTAATAAGTTATATTTGTTATAAGGAAAACTCGAATGCTTTCTGCATCACTTCTTTCCAAGTTTCAGGAATATCATCCCATGATGTCCATTTAGACGTTTCCAGGTGAGTGTGATACGGCTTGTCCGATGAAGGGACTGAATAACCAAGACAATCCTCAAGACAATTATCTAAGACGGAAACCCGTTGGGGGGCCCCCGCTGCTTCTAAAATGGGGTTGTTAAATTTCTCAGCTCCTTCTTTCCCCTTATCTCTGTCATGAATTACATGAAAGGGTATAGAAAGAGCCTTCAGATACTTTATGATTGGAATAATAGCTCCTTTGCCTCTGGCCTTGACAACTTGCACTTTTGATAAGATTTCTTTTCGAATGGATGGAGGCAAATGTTTCAACGAATTTTTTATGGCGATTAGCTCAGAGTCCCCCTCAACAACGACACACTTTTCAGCGAAAAAGATTCTTGACAATTCATCATCGAAAGTCTTAATCATCTTTATTTGTTCTTTTTCATTTTCCTGTAAAGTAGAGGTCGCATCGGAAAGTCCGTAGTTTAATGCAGATGTATAGTCATTTTGGTTTATGTACAACTTCGTCAAGCTTTGCCAATCTTTGCTTAAATCGATCATCCAAGGTGAATGAGTCGTGCATATAATTTGATCGGACTGACCCAAAGCGTAGATCGTATCACGTAGTAAATTAGCAGCTGAAGGATGCAAATATATTTCCGGTTCTTCAAAGGCGACAAGTAACGGTCTTGATGTAGCTCCTTCCTTAAGTTTAATGTGAGAATGGTACCTTAACATTGAGAAGATCCCAGTCCGAACCAGTCCCGTTCCTTGGCGTTCGGCATCTGTATGAACGTTGGAATAAAGCTCGACCGAATACTGAGGTTTTAGGACGCTTGATAAGTTATTTAACGATGGATTTATGGCAATACCACAATCAGGGAACACATCAGAGATAACCTGATTAACTTCTTTACACAACCGATCAATAATTGAGCCATCTGTCTCCGGTGACATCTGTGTTTGCAATAGTTCTAGTTGAGCTTGAATTCCTGCAGCAATTTCGTTTTGTGACATCAGATCTTCGAAAAGGATACCCAGACATTCGCCCAGTAGGGTTTTATTCCCATCCGCCTTTCCAATATCATTAACGTCGGTGTATGACGGAATATGAACTAGCCTAGGTAACTTTGAAAGAACAACGCTAGGTATGCCTCCGGGATTTTCAACTTCCTTAGGTTCTGAATCAAGTTTCCACTCAACCGCCCCGTCAATCTTAAGCTCCCACTCTTTAGGTAGCGTGTCTTTCTTGGGTCTTTTCTCCGAAAGAATGGAAGTAAGTTCTTCTTCGCTTAATCCAGTACAACTCATTAAGTCTTCCCATGTCGTGATACCTTGGAATTGATCAGTTATTTCGTAATCATACTGAAAAGTGGTAATTTTCGGTTTTGAAGGTGAGCTTAAATTATAAGTTTTTTTGTATATATACTGACCTCCTACCACCCTCCCTTTGAAGCCTCGACTGTTAGCAGTAGCATCATCTATGTCAGAAAAAAAGCCACAAATTTCGATGGTGTCAGCAATTGATTTATCTTTCAGTATTCTAAAATCTTGCGGTTTTACAGTCTCACTTAATGATAGCAAGGCATCAATGGCTTTTATTATGGTAGTCTTTCCGATATTGTTATGTCCAATAATGAATGTCGTAGGTGCAATGGTGATGTCAGCGTATTCAATACGACGAAAGTTCTTTATTGTAATCCTGCTGAGCCTCATAGGTTTCCTCCAACCTCCCCAAAAACAGAATGTACGTTCGCAACAGAGTTAGTATATCATATACACCTGATATTTGGAAGATATATCCTGAAAACTGCCTTATGTACGAATCCTGAATTCAAAAAGGCAACCATTGCAGTAGATTAATTGGCTCCTACTAATATAAATCCGGTTTGAAAGAATTCGATATTAGTACTATTTCCTTGATAATTTATGATAAATTGGTTATTTGTCATAATTTGTCCAAATAGGAGGAAATGAAGAGGATATTGACGAAATTATATATAATCCCTTTTTCTTGTTCAGTCATCTTGTGGGAGGGGTGACCCAGAAAGGAGGAAACTGAATGACTTTCGAATGGAATTTTGACTCGAAGTTACGGCTTGAGAAGATACTCATCAATCTCAAAAATACAGGTCCCAAACACCTAAGAGAGATTGCTGATGAGTTAGGTTTCAAGCTAAGTAAAGACAGCGACAGGAGTAGACTAAAGTATCAAATGAAAATATTAAAAGACAGAAATGAAGAAATCCGATACGTCGGGTACACAAAGAATGGATACATTAACCCTGATACAGAAGAAGAATTTAACGAACTTGCTCGTCCCATGAAAAGGAGAGGGTTAGGATTTCTTCGGCGTGCTGAAGAAATTGAAAAAGCAGGTAAACAAATAGGGAAGAAACGAAAGCGGACGAGTGAGCAAATGGCATTGTTTATCGACGACACTGGAACTGATAATTGAAAGGAATGAATTTTTGTGAAAGTATTAAACGTAGCATTGGACCTAATAGATGAAGATCTACAGCAGCCACGATATAACTTTGATGAATCATCGCTGAAGGAACTAGCCGAAAGCATTAAGGAACTAGGGCTTTTGAATCCTATCAAGGTACGGCCCATTGAGAACGGACGGTACAAGATCGTTTTTGGAAACAGACGCTATAAGGCTTGTAGGCTGTTAGGGCTTAAAGAGATTCCTTGCATCCTTGCTGAAAACGCTTCGGATCTCGATATATATTTGGAACAACTAACCGAAAATATCCAACGTGAGAGTTTTACACCAATTGAAGAAGCGAAGGCGTTTGAAAAGTTAATGAGCGATCCTTCTTTCAAGGTCTCAAAAAAGTACTTGGCTAGCCGTTTGGGAAAATCACTAAACTACATTAGCCAAAAGCTTGATCTTCTAAACTTCGGGAAAGAGATTCAGCAAAAGATTCACGGCGGGAGCGAAATCATAAAAGGAAGGCTAACTGAAGAACAGGTGCTCCCTCTTAAAAATGTAGCTATTGAGTACCGAGATGCTCTTGCTAAAAAAGTAGCAGAAGAAGAGGTAAGCTCCCAGGATGTCAAGCTCATAGCAAAATTATTTTCAGCTAGTGATATCAGCGATGATAGTAAGGAATATCTATTACAAAAACCCTCCCATCAGTTGATTAATGATTGGTTTGAATATGAACAAGAAAAAAAGCGGATAAAAGAAAAACCGGAA from Effusibacillus lacus harbors:
- a CDS encoding ATP-dependent nuclease, which encodes MRLSRITIKNFRRIEYADITIAPTTFIIGHNNIGKTTIIKAIDALLSLSETVKPQDFRILKDKSIADTIEICGFFSDIDDATANSRGFKGRVVGGQYIYKKTYNLSSPSKPKITTFQYDYEITDQFQGITTWEDLMSCTGLSEEELTSILSEKRPKKDTLPKEWELKIDGAVEWKLDSEPKEVENPGGIPSVVLSKLPRLVHIPSYTDVNDIGKADGNKTLLGECLGILFEDLMSQNEIAAGIQAQLELLQTQMSPETDGSIIDRLCKEVNQVISDVFPDCGIAINPSLNNLSSVLKPQYSVELYSNVHTDAERQGTGLVRTGIFSMLRYHSHIKLKEGATSRPLLVAFEEPEIYLHPSAANLLRDTIYALGQSDQIICTTHSPWMIDLSKDWQSLTKLYINQNDYTSALNYGLSDATSTLQENEKEQIKMIKTFDDELSRIFFAEKCVVVEGDSELIAIKNSLKHLPPSIRKEILSKVQVVKARGKGAIIPIIKYLKALSIPFHVIHDRDKGKEGAEKFNNPILEAAGAPQRVSVLDNCLEDCLGYSVPSSDKPYHTHLETSKWTSWDDIPETWKEVMQKAFEFSL
- a CDS encoding ParB/RepB/Spo0J family partition protein gives rise to the protein MKVLNVALDLIDEDLQQPRYNFDESSLKELAESIKELGLLNPIKVRPIENGRYKIVFGNRRYKACRLLGLKEIPCILAENASDLDIYLEQLTENIQRESFTPIEEAKAFEKLMSDPSFKVSKKYLASRLGKSLNYISQKLDLLNFGKEIQQKIHGGSEIIKGRLTEEQVLPLKNVAIEYRDALAKKVAEEEVSSQDVKLIAKLFSASDISDDSKEYLLQKPSHQLINDWFEYEQEKKRIKEKPEIKLVDDNTLPEIDIEGNFNYFQIEVVKKLHQLLSGLPSRCELSEEVLSSIKKVRIEHKEEFLQTVDSLLSLLEGHTEQWKQIRKLASEIKIKLVK